In the Leptotrichia sp. oral taxon 212 genome, one interval contains:
- a CDS encoding oxaloacetate decarboxylase subunit alpha, which translates to MKEEVTLSRVKITETSLRDGHQSLMATRLTTAEILPIVEKMDRAGYYSLEVWGGATFDSAIRFLNEDPWERLREIRKRAKNTKLQMLLRGQNLLGYRHYADDIVDKFVEKSIKNGIDVIRIFDALNDVRNIRCASESTKKYGGHSQLAICYTISPVHTIEYYKNLALEMQNMGADSIAIKDMAGILLPYRAYELVSELKKVINVPIEVHTHNTAGLGAMTNLKSIEAGIDIVDTAISPLSGGTSQPTTESLVRTLEGTEYDTGINLGLLKEIAEYFKPIRKKYLDKGTLNPQALCTEPNIVEYQLPGGMLSNMLSQLKAQKAENKYEDVLKEIPKVRADLGYPPLVTPMSQMVGTQAVFNVLTGERYKMIPKEIKDYVRGMYGKSPVPISEEMKKKIIGDEEVFTGRPADLLNNEYDEIKKEAGNLVKSEEDVLTYAMFPQVAQTYFEKRDNPEKEVKVQTINVIF; encoded by the coding sequence ATGAAGGAGGAAGTGACTTTGAGCAGAGTGAAAATAACAGAAACTTCATTAAGGGACGGTCATCAGTCTCTGATGGCAACTAGGCTTACAACAGCAGAGATATTGCCGATAGTTGAAAAAATGGACCGTGCCGGATATTATTCCCTTGAAGTATGGGGAGGAGCAACCTTTGATTCGGCAATCAGATTTTTAAATGAGGATCCATGGGAAAGACTGAGGGAAATAAGAAAAAGGGCAAAGAATACAAAACTTCAGATGCTTCTGAGAGGACAGAACCTCTTAGGATACAGACACTATGCTGATGACATAGTTGATAAATTTGTTGAAAAATCCATAAAAAATGGGATAGATGTAATAAGAATTTTTGATGCCTTAAACGATGTAAGAAATATACGGTGTGCATCTGAAAGTACTAAAAAGTATGGAGGGCACAGTCAGCTTGCAATATGCTATACAATAAGTCCTGTCCATACAATAGAATATTATAAAAATCTTGCACTGGAAATGCAGAATATGGGAGCAGATTCCATAGCAATAAAGGATATGGCCGGAATACTCCTTCCATATAGAGCCTATGAACTTGTAAGTGAACTGAAGAAAGTGATAAATGTTCCAATAGAAGTACATACTCACAACACTGCAGGGCTTGGAGCAATGACAAATCTGAAGTCGATAGAAGCAGGAATAGACATAGTTGACACTGCAATTTCTCCGCTTTCAGGAGGAACTTCACAGCCAACTACAGAATCTCTTGTAAGAACACTTGAAGGAACAGAATACGATACAGGAATTAATCTTGGTCTGCTAAAGGAAATCGCTGAATATTTTAAACCAATAAGAAAAAAATATCTGGATAAGGGAACTTTAAATCCTCAGGCATTATGCACAGAACCTAATATAGTGGAATACCAGCTTCCTGGAGGAATGCTTTCAAATATGCTTTCACAGCTGAAGGCTCAGAAAGCTGAAAATAAATATGAAGACGTACTGAAGGAAATACCAAAAGTAAGGGCAGATTTAGGTTATCCTCCGTTAGTAACTCCAATGAGCCAGATGGTTGGAACTCAGGCGGTATTTAATGTACTGACCGGAGAAAGATACAAGATGATACCGAAGGAAATAAAAGACTACGTAAGAGGAATGTACGGAAAATCACCTGTCCCTATTTCAGAGGAAATGAAGAAAAAAATAATAGGAGATGAGGAAGTGTTTACTGGAAGACCTGCCGATCTTTTAAACAATGAATATGATGAAATAAAAAAAGAAGCAGGAAATCTTGTTAAAAGTGAAGAAGATGTATTGACTTACGCAATGTTTCCTCAGGTAGCGCAGACATATTTTGAAAAACGTGATAATCCTGAAAAGGAAGTAAAAGTACAGACTATAAATGTAATATTTTAA
- a CDS encoding OadG family protein, translating to MKIIYGDSPITFGDSLIITVVSMLTVFLVLILISFILSLLKYIPSEKKLSENKKVAVKPLENQFHVSSETPVSGGKKVRPEDIKDEKMLAAVAAAVIDAAGETDNAYIKVRSIRENN from the coding sequence ATGAAAATAATATATGGAGATTCTCCAATAACATTTGGAGACTCGCTGATTATAACAGTAGTGAGCATGCTGACAGTATTTTTAGTTTTAATTCTGATTTCTTTTATATTATCTCTTTTAAAATATATTCCTTCTGAAAAAAAATTAAGCGAAAATAAAAAAGTTGCAGTTAAACCGTTAGAAAATCAATTTCATGTTTCTTCGGAAACCCCTGTATCAGGAGGAAAAAAGGTTAGGCCGGAGGACATAAAGGATGAAAAAATGCTTGCAGCTGTTGCGGCGGCAGTCATAGATGCGGCAGGAGAAACAGATAATGCCTATATAAAAGTAAGATCGATAAGGGAAAACAATTAA
- a CDS encoding biotin/lipoyl-containing protein, with product MIKLYKIKIGEKVYEVELEEVNEKEGKIEAAKPENIKEEKAEKPENKVTGQATGSVKVEAPMQGLVISVDVSLGQKVKAGETLILLEAMKMENPIVAPVDGTVEGIHISKGDTVETGALLISLS from the coding sequence ATGATAAAATTATATAAAATAAAAATTGGAGAAAAGGTTTATGAAGTTGAACTGGAAGAAGTAAATGAAAAGGAAGGAAAAATAGAAGCTGCAAAGCCCGAAAATATAAAAGAGGAAAAAGCTGAAAAACCTGAGAACAAAGTAACAGGACAGGCAACAGGAAGTGTAAAAGTTGAAGCACCTATGCAAGGACTTGTAATAAGTGTGGATGTTTCTTTGGGACAGAAAGTGAAGGCGGGGGAAACGCTTATATTACTTGAGGCAATGAAAATGGAAAACCCTATAGTTGCCCCTGTTGACGGTACTGTGGAAGGAATACATATATCTAAGGGAGATACTGTGGAAACTGGAGCATTACTTATCAGTTTGTCATAG